The Pyrococcus horikoshii OT3 genome includes a window with the following:
- the hxlAB gene encoding bifunctional 3-hexulose-6-phosphate synthase/6-phospho-3-hexuloisomerase, whose product MILQVALDLTDIEQAISIAEKAARGGAHWLEVGTPLIKKEGMRAVELLKRRFPDRKIVADLKTMDTGALEVEMAARHGADVVSILGVADDKTIKDALAVARKYGVKIMVDLIGVKDKVQRAKELEQMGVHYILVHTGIDEQAQGKTPLEDLEKVVKAVKIPVAVAGGLNLETIPKVIELGATIVIVGSAITKSKDPEGVTRKIIDLFWDEYMKTIRKAMKDITDHINEVADKLRLDEVRGLVDAMIGANKIFIYGAGRSGLVGKAFAMRLMHLDFNVYVVGETITPAFEEGDLLIAISGSGETKTIVDAAEIAKQQGGKVVAITSYKDSTLGRLADVVVEIPGRTKTDVPTDYIARQMLTKYKWTAPMGTLFEDSTMIFLDGIIALLMATFQKTEKDMRKKHATLE is encoded by the coding sequence ATGATCCTCCAGGTAGCTCTCGATTTAACTGACATAGAGCAGGCCATTTCTATTGCGGAAAAAGCAGCTCGCGGCGGCGCTCATTGGCTTGAGGTTGGAACTCCCCTTATAAAGAAGGAGGGGATGAGAGCAGTCGAATTATTGAAGAGGAGGTTTCCAGATAGGAAGATAGTTGCTGACTTAAAAACTATGGATACCGGGGCCCTTGAAGTTGAGATGGCCGCAAGACATGGGGCCGATGTTGTTTCAATATTGGGAGTAGCAGACGATAAGACGATAAAGGATGCCCTAGCAGTTGCCAGGAAGTATGGGGTAAAGATAATGGTGGATTTAATTGGAGTCAAGGATAAAGTCCAGAGGGCTAAAGAACTCGAACAGATGGGAGTTCATTACATATTAGTACACACTGGAATAGATGAGCAAGCTCAAGGAAAGACACCCCTAGAGGATCTTGAAAAGGTTGTAAAAGCTGTTAAGATTCCGGTAGCTGTAGCCGGTGGTTTAAACCTAGAGACTATTCCTAAGGTTATAGAGCTCGGTGCTACCATAGTCATCGTTGGAAGTGCCATAACGAAGTCTAAGGATCCTGAAGGGGTAACTAGGAAGATAATAGACCTCTTCTGGGATGAATACATGAAGACTATTAGGAAGGCGATGAAGGATATTACGGATCATATAAACGAAGTGGCCGATAAGTTAAGGCTTGATGAAGTTAGAGGTTTAGTTGATGCAATGATCGGGGCGAACAAAATATTTATCTACGGTGCTGGAAGGAGTGGATTGGTTGGAAAGGCCTTTGCCATGAGGCTAATGCACTTAGACTTTAACGTCTACGTAGTGGGTGAGACCATAACCCCGGCATTTGAGGAGGGGGACTTGCTGATAGCGATAAGTGGTTCTGGTGAGACCAAAACGATAGTTGATGCCGCAGAAATTGCAAAGCAACAGGGAGGAAAAGTAGTTGCGATAACTTCCTATAAAGACTCAACATTGGGTAGATTGGCCGATGTTGTTGTGGAAATCCCGGGAAGGACTAAAACGGATGTTCCGACGGATTACATTGCTAGGCAGATGCTAACTAAATATAAGTGGACGGCCCCTATGGGGACGCTGTTTGAAGACTCAACAATGATATTCCTAGATGGTATAATCGCCCTGCTTATGGCAACTTTCCAGAAGACGGAGAAGGATATGAGAAAGAAGCATGCAACGCTCGAGTGA
- a CDS encoding 6-pyruvoyl trahydropterin synthase family protein, protein MTMRYIIKRKIYWTKEFDSSHFLELEYESKCKRIHGHTYKVEVEIEGELNEEGMIFDFTHLSEIVKELDHRLIVSKEWVKEVGDLVIIEKNRKILKVPRDEVVIIDKPNVTAEYLAEWFGERIAENAGSNIKKIKVRIWEDPRSYAEVTFTLEPQGS, encoded by the coding sequence ATGACGATGAGGTATATTATAAAAAGAAAAATCTACTGGACTAAAGAGTTTGATAGCAGCCACTTCCTCGAGCTGGAATACGAGAGCAAATGCAAAAGGATACATGGACATACGTACAAGGTGGAGGTTGAGATTGAGGGGGAGTTGAATGAGGAGGGGATGATTTTTGACTTCACACATTTGAGTGAGATTGTGAAGGAGTTAGACCACAGGCTAATAGTTAGTAAGGAGTGGGTCAAAGAAGTAGGGGATCTAGTAATTATTGAAAAAAATAGAAAGATCCTGAAGGTTCCAAGGGATGAAGTGGTTATAATAGACAAACCGAATGTTACAGCTGAGTACTTAGCCGAATGGTTTGGAGAGAGAATTGCAGAGAACGCCGGTTCCAATATTAAAAAGATTAAGGTAAGAATTTGGGAAGATCCCAGGAGTTACGCAGAAGTAACGTTCACTCTAGAACCTCAAGGATCTTAG
- a CDS encoding 30S ribosomal protein S27e, whose translation MSLPRNVIPMPRSRFLRVKCIDCGNEQIVFSHPATRVRCLVCGATLVEPTGGKGIVKAKILEVLE comes from the coding sequence ATGAGCCTTCCAAGGAATGTAATTCCAATGCCTAGGTCAAGGTTCCTGAGGGTTAAGTGCATTGATTGTGGTAACGAGCAAATAGTTTTCAGCCATCCAGCGACAAGAGTCAGGTGCCTTGTCTGTGGGGCAACACTAGTTGAGCCAACTGGTGGTAAAGGGATAGTTAAGGCTAAGATCCTTGAGGTTCTAGAGTGA
- a CDS encoding 50S ribosomal protein L44e — MKYPKQIRTYCPYCKRHTIHKVERVKRRPRSELSAGQRRFRRVLKGYGGFPRPKPEGREKPVKKLDLRFVCTVCGRAHTRGKGFRVKRFELVEV, encoded by the coding sequence ATGAAGTATCCAAAGCAAATAAGGACATACTGCCCGTATTGTAAGAGGCATACGATTCATAAAGTTGAAAGGGTGAAGAGGAGGCCAAGGAGCGAGCTTAGCGCAGGTCAGAGAAGGTTCAGAAGAGTTCTTAAGGGATACGGTGGATTTCCAAGACCTAAGCCAGAAGGTAGAGAAAAGCCGGTGAAGAAGTTAGATCTCAGATTCGTATGCACCGTTTGTGGAAGGGCCCATACAAGAGGAAAAGGGTTCAGGGTAAAGAGGTTCGAGCTCGTGGAGGTGTGA
- a CDS encoding Maf-like protein, which yields MIILASSSPRRREILGRFFEIKVYPANVEERSTVKDSREKSLDIARKKALSVSSKFPGATIVAADTMVIFRGKTLGKPRNAEEARKMLRALSGNVHKVITGYCIIHNGRIIEGVEETEVKFREIGDELLEWYISTGEWKDKAGAYGIQGYASIFVEWIKGDYYNVVGLPIKVVVELTKLGFKPKR from the coding sequence ATGATAATCTTAGCGTCATCGAGCCCCAGGAGAAGAGAGATCCTGGGAAGATTCTTTGAGATTAAGGTGTATCCAGCTAATGTAGAAGAGAGGAGTACTGTCAAAGATTCAAGGGAGAAATCCCTCGATATAGCAAGGAAAAAGGCGTTAAGTGTCTCATCAAAGTTTCCAGGAGCTACGATAGTAGCTGCAGATACCATGGTCATTTTTAGAGGTAAAACCCTGGGAAAGCCCAGGAATGCTGAAGAAGCCAGAAAAATGCTAAGAGCATTAAGTGGTAATGTTCATAAAGTGATAACTGGGTACTGCATAATCCATAATGGAAGAATAATAGAAGGAGTCGAAGAGACCGAAGTAAAGTTCAGGGAAATTGGAGATGAACTCTTGGAATGGTATATCTCAACGGGAGAATGGAAAGATAAAGCTGGTGCATATGGAATTCAAGGGTATGCATCGATTTTCGTTGAATGGATAAAAGGAGACTACTACAATGTGGTGGGCCTTCCAATTAAGGTTGTAGTCGAATTGACAAAGTTAGGGTTCAAACCCAAGAGATAA